One segment of Ricinus communis isolate WT05 ecotype wild-type chromosome 8, ASM1957865v1, whole genome shotgun sequence DNA contains the following:
- the LOC125370893 gene encoding uncharacterized protein LOC125370893 yields MKEDDTLEQQRDNIFHTRCHVQGKTCLVIIDGGSCTNVASTLMVEKLGLNLIPHPRPYKLLWLNNCGEIKQVVVPFTIGRYSDEALCDVVPMHVGHILLGRPWEFDTRAFHDGFLNRYSFVKDGRKVTLTPLSPKKVYDDQCKLERERCEAENNKKEHENPKGEIQPKEKTKAKGSFLARESEVRHAFHSSRMLFVVTYKDVYLNTTELDLSLPSVFANLLQEFADVFPEEMPSGLPPQRGIEHQIDFIPGASIPNRPAYRSNPNETKELQR; encoded by the coding sequence ATGAAGGAAGATGATACCTTGGAGCAGCAAAGAGACAACATTTTCCACACAAGATGCCATGTACAAGGTAAGACTtgtcttgttattattgatggtggtagttgtacaaatgttgctagcactttaatggttgaaaaattgggtttaaatctaattccacATCCTAGACCTTATAAATTGTTATGGTTAAATAATTGTGGTGAGATCAAGCAAGTTGTTGTACCTTTCACAATTGGTAGATATTCAGATGAGGCACTATGTGATGTAGTGCCAATGCATGTTGGCCATATCTTGTTAGGTAGGCCATGGGAATTTGATACAAGGGCTTTCCATGATGGCTTTCTAAATAGGTACTCATTTGTGAAGGATGGGAGAAAAGTTACTTtgacacctctttctcctaagAAAGTATATGATGACCAATGTAAGTTGGAAAGAGAGAGGTGTGAGgctgaaaataacaaaaaggagCATGAAAATCCAAAGGGTGAGATTCAGcctaaagagaaaacaaaggcaAAGGGTAGTTTTTTGGCTAGGGAAAGTGAAGTTAGGCATGCATTTCATTCAAGTCGGATGTTATTTGTTGTTACTtataaagatgtatatttgaacactactgaacttgatctttccttgccgagtgtgtttgctaatcttttgcaggaatttgcTGATGTCTTTCCCGAGGAAATGCCAAGTGGATTACCTCCTCAAAGAGGGATAGAACATCAAATAGACTTCATACCCGGGGCTTCcataccaaatagaccagcctatagaagTAATCCAAATGAGACAAAGGAGCTTCAAAGGTAA